Proteins found in one Drosophila innubila isolate TH190305 chromosome X, UK_Dinn_1.0, whole genome shotgun sequence genomic segment:
- the LOC117783275 gene encoding putative uncharacterized protein DDB_G0291608 has protein sequence MSAGVGGGGGSITTTTTTDHHSRLYFLNSPTTTPLTARDPFFIKPEYLNYENPMHHLYPSQRGLIEYNNYTTTVAAAAAASVSTGAAAAAAAAAAAAAAAAVVTSNNNNNSSTSNNNNSSSSNNNNNSENNFQPQTSNSQQHPQHSHTQQQHPHTQQQHTQQQHTQQQHSQQQQQQQQQHPLHHHLSTGVVVNVNGVVALGHQSSRAQKAARRRSNESVEARERRLERNAARMRDKRSKESEAEYRLRLAKNAEANRVRRQNETEVQRTLRLMKNAARQRLRRASESNDERKKRLAKAAERMRTARASAPKVIKPPLEDRLKGY, from the coding sequence ATGTCCGCGGGTGTGGGAGGCGGCGGAGGTAGcataaccacaacaacaacaaccgatCATCACAGCCGCTTGTATTTCCTCAATtcgccaacaacaacgccgCTGACCGCCCGCGATCCGTTCTTCATAAAGCCCGAATACCTCAACTATGAGAATCCCATGCACCATTTGTATCCAAGTCAGCGGGGACTTatagaatataataattatacgacaacagttgctgccgctgccgctgccagcGTTAGTAcaggcgctgctgctgctgctgccgctgctgctgccgccgctgctgccgctgctgtcgttacaagtaacaacaataataacagcagtacaagcaacaacaacaatagtagtagtagcaacaacaacaataatagcgAGAACAACTTCCAGCCACAAACGAGTAATTCGCAACAACATCCGCAACATTCGCAtacgcagcaacaacatccgcatacacagcagcaacatacacagcagcaacatacacagcagcaacattcacagcagcagcagcaacaacaacaacaacatccccTGCATCACCATTTGTCGACGGGCGTCGTCGTCAACGTCAACGGCGTCGTCGCACTTGGCCACCAATCGTCACGTGCCCAGAAAGCAGCGCGTCGACGCAGCAACGAATCTGTGGAGGCACGGGAACGACGTCTGGAAAGGAACGCGGCTAGAATGCGTGATAAGAGATCTAAGGAATCGGAGGCGGAATATCGCCTACGTTTGGCTAAGAACGCCGAGGCGAATCGCGTGCGACGCCAAAACGAAACCGAAGTACAAAGAACCCTAAGACTGATGAAAAACGCCGcccgacagcgactgcgacgcgcCAGCGAATCAAACGATGAGCGCAAAAAGCGTTTGGCCAAAGCGGCCGAGAGAATGCGAACAGCGCGCGCAAGTGCGCCCAAGGTGATTAAACCGCCACTGGAGGATCGCCTCAAGGGCTACTAA